Genomic segment of uncultured Desulfobacter sp.:
ACGGGACTGCAAACTTCCGCAAAAATAACGGTTTCTCAACATCTTTTACAAGACCACTCATATAGGGCATGGCAAACGAAGGTCGTATGGTATAACTGACACCTGCTATTACAATTCTCCTGATTTTCAATTTCAGTTTTTTGGAGAATCGGATCTCCTTCATTTTGTATCCGTTAGTGATTTCAACGGGGAAAAGCTCGGGATATTTCATGATTACCATGTCTAATACCATCCGAAATTGGGCTGCCTGCTGGATGACCAGCTTTAAAAAGTGTAACGCTTATCCCCGATATTCATAACGAAATAATGTAACGGCCAGATACCCCGCCGCCATACCCCGCCAAGAAAATCATAAAATCATACCCCGCATGCCTATCCCGCCGATAGACCCCGCCGTTGATTCATTCAAAATTTGCTACATATAATCTCCCTGATTCGAATCTTGGAGAAAAATGATGGCAAAGAATTCTCGTGGAAAACGCCCTTGTTCTATTTGCCGAAAATGGTTTGCTCCTGATGTAAGACAAAAAGGCAGGCAGAGAACATGTAGCCCGGCTTGCCAAAATGAGCTTCATCGCAGGCAATGTGAAAATTGGAACAGGAAAAATAAAGCTGTCTCCAAAAATAATTATCTGGCAAAAAAGCTTGAAGAGGCAGAGAACCTTCAAACATCCGGAAAATTGCCTGTTCTACCATTGGAAGTTATTGAAATAGAATACGGTATCAAGCCGGCAATTATCGCCCAATACCTGGTCACCCAGGTTATCAGCCACACCAAAGAAAAAATTCGAGAATTCCCATAAACGCCTCTGACTAATCGAATATTGATTTCAAGAGACATGATTGGAGTAACTTCTTGTAATATTAGGATATATGAACATACTAATCGGATTTTGATTCTAAGAGACATCATGTGCGTAAGTTATTGATAATATATATGGATACAAACAGAGTAATCAGCATCCCAGTTCAAGAGGCAACTGACAACCGACCCTGGCCGGTGATATAAAAAGGCATCTGAAATTCTAAAAATAAGGAGATGTCTCATGGCGCACAGGTTTTCATCACGGGAATTATTTGAACTGAGGAACAATATCCCTGTGGATATGCTGATCAGGGATCATTTACAGATTCCATCTAAAATCAGGGATGGCTATTTCCGTTTTCTATGCCCTCTGTGCAATGAATTTCAAACGGCTGTAAATTCAACCACGAACCTGGCCAGGTGCTTCCGGTGCGAAAAAAACTTTAACACCATCGACCTTGTCATGAAAATCAAGGGATATGGATTCCGGGACAGCGTCCTGTTTTTGAAGCAGATAAATACTGCCCACCAGGTTCCGGCATCAAAGATAGCTGCCTTGGTCGCTGCAATCGGCAAACCCATGCCGGGAGGGCAATGAGTATGAAACGGTTGGCCAAGCTTGAAACCCTGATTGCCCGGAATCAGGAGTGTTTTTCCAAAATCGGCAAGGCCTTGAAAGAAATTCGTGACAATCGTTTGTATAAGCAGGCTCTGTTTGAATCATTCGAAACATATACCAGGGCGCGATGGGATATGGGAAAATCCCATGCTTACCGCCTGATCAAATTTTATGAAGTCATCTATAATCTGTCCCCAATTGGGGACAGATTACCGGCCAACGAATCCCAGGCACGGCCTCTTACTCAACTGGATTCCATAGAACAGCGCCAACTTTGGAAGGAGATTATAGAAAGCGGCATGGAGTTAACCGCGCGTAACATCAAAAAATTTATCGACTCCCGAAAAACGGCATCGGTAACCAAACCGGATCTGACGGATCAAATTTCGAATGAATACATGGCTGTTGTAAAGGCAATGCTTGAACAGGTCCGTGTGGCACAGCATGATCATTGGCAGCAGACCTCTCGCCCGGCTGCATTGTTGTGGCATCGGGTCATACACGAAAAGATTGTATCAACGGGGGCAGATAATGGATGACCTGAGCATTGACGACCGCTTCCATTTACTGCTGCATAAAAAAATCATGAATAAAATCGGATCTGCCAAGAGAAGATCCAAAAAATATTACAAGGACCAGTACAAGAAAACCGGGATTATCCCGGTACCCCTTTTGCTGGTTGAAAAAGGAATTATGGATGGCCGCAAGTGCAGCGGGCGCCCCAAGGTTATAGACGAGCAAACAAAAAGGCGGTTTATTGAAATGGTCAAGGCGTCATGCGATCCGTCATCTCAGGGGTTCATTTTTATCACCCGAAGAGCCAGGACCATTAAAAATTACCACTGCTGGCTCGAGGAAGAGTTGGGTAAAACAATCAGCCTTCCGGCACTTCGGCGATGCGCCAAAAGGGAGAATCTCAAATTTTATCTGGAAAAAGAGGACGATCAGGAGCCGTCACCGGCACGTTATAGCTTCAAATCGGTTCCGGTGTTTGCCTTGATCCAGGTTGACGGTTGCAAGTTCCAATATTTAAGAATCAGAGATGAACGTGGAAACTGGCAGAAACCGCAGGTGATTGAAATATTTGATACCGGTTCCAGGAAGCTGTTCATCCTGGAATTCTATTTTACCGAAAGTAATCTGAACTCTGTGGACCTTTTTACCCGTTTTTTGTTATGCACCCCTTTTCCTTTGAAAACAATCGGCATCAGGCCCGACCAGGCAAAGGGATTTTTAAATTTAAAGCGTCCCATTAATGCCATTAACCTTGCGCATTCTACGCCAGGCGGTTTTTATTTGGCGCCGGATTTTTCAAGGGCGCATTCACCAAAAGATAAGGCGCATCTGGAATCTTCACACCGGAGCCTGCATAATTTTGAAATACGGATTATCAAAGCCTTTGAGGACAGGATTGTGAAAACCGTTACCGAGTATAACTTCAAACGGGGAAGAAAGGAAAAAGTCACTGTAACCCTACTTGATATCACCCTTGATGAATTGAGAAGCAGCACTGTGCTCCGCCAATACCGTGACGAACATAATCATACACAACATTATTTTACTGAAGACGGCGTGGTCAGTGCCTGGGTGCCGGCACAGAAGTTTGATGATTTTTTGTCAAACCAGGCAGACACCCTGAATTTTATCCCGGAGCAGGTTCAAGAATATATGAAATATGGTTACAGAAAAATCAAAGCCACCGTATCCAAGAACAGAACCATCCGCCATGACAAACGCGATTTTTATGTGACCAGTGGTGCAGACCGGTTCAGCAAGCATAAAAGTACACCGGTAAAGATATCCAGATACAGGGACAAACTTTTTATCTTTGAGCCCAGTGAAGACGGAATACTTCTGGGCGAAGCCATTGCAAAAAAGCCGTTTGACAGGCCACCTGCACCAGCGCCTGATCCTGTGCCCGATGAACTCGACACCATTATCGCTCTTTTGGAAAAGCACAATATGGCCGTTGACCGGCCTATTTTAATCGAAGTTTACCATAAGGGCCTTTCCCTATCCCGGGCGGAGCAAGTACTTCATCATAATCAATCAAGGTACGCAGATTACATGAAAAAAATGGACCAGCCTGAGGAACGTAAAAAACAGGCTTTGTTCAATGCATTTATGCTTGATTGCCAAAAATCGTTAAATACGAATCGAGTGGCCACTTATGCATCCCTCGGAGATATGACATGAAAGAGGATTTTATCAGTGATAAACGAAGAGTCTCATACCTGTCTGCCACTTATAATAGGATATACAGGGGCCAAAGCGTACTCATTGAAGGGGATTTTGGCGCAGGAAAAACTCGGTTTTTAAAACTGCTGCGGCCTAAAAAGCTCCATGCCGTATGGGTCGAGTCTCTGTTCAACATCCATGAAACCCTGGCATCCATACTCAAGGAATTGAATTATGAGGCCACCGCCACCTACCG
This window contains:
- a CDS encoding CHC2 zinc finger domain-containing protein, with protein sequence MAHRFSSRELFELRNNIPVDMLIRDHLQIPSKIRDGYFRFLCPLCNEFQTAVNSTTNLARCFRCEKNFNTIDLVMKIKGYGFRDSVLFLKQINTAHQVPASKIAALVAAIGKPMPGGQ
- a CDS encoding DNA methylase, with product MKRLAKLETLIARNQECFSKIGKALKEIRDNRLYKQALFESFETYTRARWDMGKSHAYRLIKFYEVIYNLSPIGDRLPANESQARPLTQLDSIEQRQLWKEIIESGMELTARNIKKFIDSRKTASVTKPDLTDQISNEYMAVVKAMLEQVRVAQHDHWQQTSRPAALLWHRVIHEKIVSTGADNG
- a CDS encoding integrase, which translates into the protein MDDLSIDDRFHLLLHKKIMNKIGSAKRRSKKYYKDQYKKTGIIPVPLLLVEKGIMDGRKCSGRPKVIDEQTKRRFIEMVKASCDPSSQGFIFITRRARTIKNYHCWLEEELGKTISLPALRRCAKRENLKFYLEKEDDQEPSPARYSFKSVPVFALIQVDGCKFQYLRIRDERGNWQKPQVIEIFDTGSRKLFILEFYFTESNLNSVDLFTRFLLCTPFPLKTIGIRPDQAKGFLNLKRPINAINLAHSTPGGFYLAPDFSRAHSPKDKAHLESSHRSLHNFEIRIIKAFEDRIVKTVTEYNFKRGRKEKVTVTLLDITLDELRSSTVLRQYRDEHNHTQHYFTEDGVVSAWVPAQKFDDFLSNQADTLNFIPEQVQEYMKYGYRKIKATVSKNRTIRHDKRDFYVTSGADRFSKHKSTPVKISRYRDKLFIFEPSEDGILLGEAIAKKPFDRPPAPAPDPVPDELDTIIALLEKHNMAVDRPILIEVYHKGLSLSRAEQVLHHNQSRYADYMKKMDQPEERKKQALFNAFMLDCQKSLNTNRVATYASLGDMT